One genomic window of Psychrobacillus sp. INOP01 includes the following:
- the dnaX gene encoding DNA polymerase III subunit gamma/tau — MSYQAFYRAYRPQSFAEVSGQTHIKQTLQNALLYNKTTHAYLFSGPRGTGKTSAAKIFAKALNCENGPAKEPCNSCETCKSITEGSNTDVIEFDAASNSRVEEMRDIIEKVRFAPSNAKYKVYIIDEVHMLSTSAFNALLKTLEEPPAHAVFILATTEPHKIPLTIISRCQRFDFKRITSADIVSRMEEVLTDAKIEYDENVLKIIAQAAAGGMRDALSMLDQVVSFSVDKMTIEDALLVTGSIGQDVFFQLADALIDKDIAKALACIEKLIEDGKDPVRLTEDFITFYRDLLVLLVAPEQTELLEIATGDSMFLKLASKFQVDALYKGISILTNTQQEMRFSNHAKVYLETAIIRLAHVPVEGTFSNGSNSELETKVKVLETQLQQLQQQLSQGMIPQVNAGTQDQPKRQRQKSSGGVKVSSGRIQEILKTATKMDLQSIKSQWANILQQLQKSHAALLNDAEPVAASSNAFVLKFKYDIHCQMAMENKTFSTSFPQLIANLTGTMYEVLYVPEENWLKIREDFIRQNGLKQGAQETEEENFSEPTESMELLQSMEQVSEDPLVVEAEKLFGKEFVEVQDD; from the coding sequence GTGTCGTATCAAGCTTTTTACCGTGCTTATCGGCCACAATCGTTTGCAGAAGTGTCTGGTCAAACTCATATTAAGCAAACCCTTCAAAATGCCCTCCTTTATAACAAAACAACACATGCGTATTTATTTTCAGGGCCACGTGGAACAGGTAAAACAAGTGCAGCAAAAATTTTTGCGAAAGCTTTGAACTGTGAAAATGGTCCAGCAAAAGAACCGTGCAATTCATGTGAAACGTGTAAAAGTATAACAGAAGGCTCGAATACAGATGTGATTGAGTTTGACGCAGCTTCTAACTCTCGAGTAGAAGAAATGCGTGATATTATTGAAAAAGTTCGATTTGCTCCTTCTAATGCTAAATATAAAGTGTATATTATCGATGAAGTGCATATGCTCTCAACGAGTGCATTCAACGCATTATTGAAAACATTAGAAGAACCACCTGCACATGCCGTGTTCATATTGGCAACAACGGAGCCACATAAAATTCCCTTAACTATTATTTCTAGATGTCAGCGTTTCGATTTTAAACGAATTACATCTGCTGATATCGTTTCTCGTATGGAAGAAGTATTAACAGATGCTAAAATTGAATACGATGAAAATGTACTAAAAATTATTGCACAAGCTGCTGCGGGTGGTATGCGTGATGCACTTAGTATGCTGGATCAAGTTGTGTCATTTAGTGTAGATAAAATGACGATTGAAGATGCATTACTTGTAACTGGTTCTATTGGACAGGATGTCTTTTTTCAATTAGCAGATGCTTTGATAGACAAAGATATAGCGAAGGCATTAGCATGCATAGAAAAGTTAATAGAAGATGGAAAGGATCCTGTTCGATTAACGGAGGATTTTATAACCTTCTATAGAGACTTACTTGTTTTACTTGTTGCTCCAGAACAAACTGAATTACTAGAAATAGCAACAGGTGACTCTATGTTTTTAAAGCTTGCTTCTAAGTTTCAGGTAGACGCCTTATATAAAGGCATCTCCATCTTGACGAATACTCAACAAGAAATGCGTTTTTCTAATCATGCGAAAGTGTATCTAGAAACTGCGATAATTCGATTGGCACATGTGCCAGTAGAAGGAACGTTCTCAAATGGGAGTAACTCGGAGCTAGAAACAAAGGTAAAAGTACTAGAAACTCAATTACAACAGTTGCAACAACAATTAAGTCAAGGGATGATTCCGCAGGTAAACGCAGGAACACAAGACCAACCGAAGCGCCAAAGACAAAAGTCATCTGGTGGCGTTAAAGTATCAAGCGGTCGAATACAAGAAATTTTGAAAACAGCCACGAAAATGGATCTCCAATCGATTAAATCTCAGTGGGCAAATATTTTACAACAATTACAAAAATCACATGCAGCATTATTAAATGATGCTGAGCCAGTAGCAGCATCTTCTAATGCATTTGTGTTAAAATTCAAGTATGATATACATTGCCAAATGGCTATGGAGAACAAAACATTTTCCACTTCATTTCCCCAGTTAATTGCTAACTTGACGGGGACGATGTATGAAGTTTTATACGTACCAGAGGAAAATTGGTTGAAGATCCGAGAAGATTTTATTAGACAAAATGGTTTAAAACAAGGTGCTCAAGAGACCGAGGAAGAAAATTTTTCTGAACCAACTGAATCGATGGAATTATTACAATCGATGGAACAGGTGTCAGAGGATCCGCTGGTAGTGGAAGCAGAGAAATTGTTTGGTAAAGAATTTGTAGAAGTACAAGATGACTAA
- a CDS encoding YbaB/EbfC family nucleoid-associated protein yields MRGMGNMQGMMKQMQKMQKKMAEAQEELATQRFEAVAGGGMVKVVVSGQKEVLEVELDPAVIDPDDIEMLQDLIVIATNEAIKKAEETANSTMGQFTKGLNLPGMF; encoded by the coding sequence ATGCGTGGAATGGGAAATATGCAAGGTATGATGAAACAAATGCAAAAAATGCAAAAGAAGATGGCAGAGGCTCAAGAAGAGTTAGCAACTCAACGATTCGAAGCAGTTGCTGGTGGTGGTATGGTGAAAGTCGTAGTTTCTGGACAAAAAGAAGTGCTTGAAGTAGAACTAGATCCTGCCGTAATAGATCCAGATGATATTGAAATGCTTCAAGATTTAATCGTTATTGCTACAAATGAAGCGATAAAAAAAGCAGAAGAAACAGCGAACTCCACAATGGGTCAATTCACGAAAGGATTGAACCTTCCTGGCATGTTCTAG
- the recR gene encoding recombination mediator RecR: protein MHYPEPISKLIDSFMKLPGIGPKTAARLAFFVLTMKEDTVLDFAKALVDAKRNLSFCSVCGHITDIDPCHICQDQQRDGSLICVVQDTKDVIALEKMRDYNGRYHVLHGAISPMDGIGPEDINVPSLLKRLQDTEIEELILATNPTIEGEATAMYISRLVKPSGIKTTRIAHGLPVGGDLEYADEVTLSKALEGRREL, encoded by the coding sequence ATGCATTATCCTGAACCGATATCAAAACTAATAGATAGTTTTATGAAATTGCCAGGAATAGGGCCGAAAACAGCGGCCCGTCTGGCTTTTTTTGTCTTAACAATGAAAGAAGATACTGTTTTAGATTTTGCGAAAGCTTTAGTTGATGCCAAACGAAATTTAAGCTTTTGTTCTGTGTGTGGGCATATAACAGATATTGATCCTTGCCATATATGTCAGGATCAGCAAAGAGATGGCTCTTTGATCTGTGTGGTTCAAGACACAAAAGATGTAATTGCGTTGGAAAAGATGAGAGATTACAACGGACGATACCACGTACTTCACGGGGCTATTTCTCCGATGGATGGAATTGGTCCAGAAGATATAAATGTACCTTCACTTTTGAAAAGGTTACAAGATACAGAAATAGAAGAACTAATACTAGCTACTAATCCTACAATAGAAGGAGAAGCAACGGCGATGTATATTTCACGCCTTGTCAAACCGTCTGGTATTAAAACAACAAGAATTGCTCATGGATTACCTGTAGGTGGAGATTTAGAGTATGCAGATGAAGTAACTCTATCTAAAGCTCTTGAAGGTCGCCGAGAGTTGTAA
- a CDS encoding YaaL family protein, with protein MMFSKKGKLKKEFDEQFVALMKETKKEWQQAQIIEDYLNDYDLDAVAKRKMAESIHFYLYKEARIRNVILK; from the coding sequence GTGATGTTTTCTAAAAAAGGAAAACTGAAAAAAGAATTTGATGAGCAATTTGTGGCGCTCATGAAAGAAACGAAAAAAGAGTGGCAACAAGCTCAGATAATAGAAGATTATTTAAACGACTATGATTTAGATGCAGTTGCTAAAAGGAAAATGGCAGAAAGTATCCACTTCTATCTATATAAAGAAGCTAGGATTCGAAATGTCATTCTAAAATAG
- a CDS encoding pro-sigmaK processing inhibitor BofA family protein — MKFIIIICSLLLLSFLLFRNSFPKFFEGVSILLFRLGFSILLLYGVHLLLGSMGYVIPVNLFTGTVAATLGIPGVISVIAISILI, encoded by the coding sequence ATGAAGTTTATTATCATTATATGTTCGCTATTACTTTTATCTTTTTTATTATTTCGAAATTCATTTCCGAAGTTTTTTGAAGGCGTATCTATTTTATTGTTTCGTTTAGGTTTTTCTATACTTTTGTTATATGGAGTTCATTTATTGCTTGGTTCAATGGGTTATGTAATACCAGTAAATTTGTTTACAGGCACTGTCGCAGCTACGTTGGGCATACCGGGAGTAATCTCTGTTATAGCAATTTCTATACTAATATAA
- a CDS encoding aminotransferase class I/II-fold pyridoxal phosphate-dependent enzyme — protein sequence MQEKRPLVEALEQFHKKKPLSFHVPGHKHGLLSNLPQLIRDSMQYDLTELNGLDDYHHPEEAIKEAEQLLTKLYNTDKSFFLVNGTTIGNLAMIYATCQYGEQIIVQRNAHKSIFHAIELVGAEPIFVSPEWDEQSKTASYVSFEVMEEAIQQYPFAKAVVLTYPNYYGVSSPDLENIIRLCHSLQMPVLVDEAHGAHFQTHKEFPKSALLYGADVVVQSAHKTLPALTMGSFLHIRSQLIDSNKVNKYLRMLQSSSPSYLILASLDDARSYVERYSPMDFKQLMSRREVFIEALETIPLIEVVQVDDPLKLLIRVAKYSGFQVQKALEKQNIYVELADIYQVLLILPLLKVEHEYAFAEIRKRIKYAVDSLKKESPDHTNNMFHIERKSVSTLQMNMELLSEKQGEWIPYVRGIGRISKGMIVPYPPGIPLILPGEKITVPILTELEEWIEKGTLFQGEHRLEEKLIYVVEE from the coding sequence ATGCAAGAGAAAAGACCGTTGGTTGAGGCGTTGGAGCAATTTCATAAGAAAAAGCCGCTTTCTTTTCATGTGCCTGGTCATAAACATGGACTTTTATCCAATTTACCACAACTTATTAGGGATTCGATGCAGTATGACTTGACTGAATTAAATGGATTGGATGATTATCATCATCCAGAGGAAGCTATTAAAGAAGCAGAGCAATTACTGACCAAACTATATAACACAGATAAAAGTTTCTTTTTAGTGAATGGCACAACTATTGGAAACCTAGCTATGATTTATGCAACTTGTCAGTATGGAGAACAAATTATTGTACAACGAAATGCTCATAAATCTATATTTCATGCTATTGAATTGGTTGGAGCAGAGCCTATTTTTGTATCCCCTGAATGGGATGAACAATCGAAAACAGCGTCCTATGTATCATTTGAGGTAATGGAGGAAGCAATTCAACAATATCCTTTTGCCAAAGCAGTTGTCTTAACCTATCCAAACTATTATGGGGTTTCCTCTCCGGATTTAGAAAATATCATCAGACTATGTCATAGTCTACAAATGCCTGTATTAGTAGATGAAGCACATGGTGCACATTTCCAAACACATAAGGAATTTCCAAAGTCAGCGTTATTATATGGAGCTGATGTAGTTGTTCAGTCAGCGCATAAAACGTTACCGGCGTTAACAATGGGTTCATTTTTACATATTCGTTCTCAATTGATTGATAGCAATAAAGTAAATAAATACTTAAGAATGCTGCAATCGAGTAGTCCTTCCTATTTAATCTTAGCCTCTCTTGATGATGCAAGAAGTTATGTGGAAAGATATAGTCCAATGGATTTTAAACAATTGATGAGTCGAAGAGAAGTGTTTATAGAAGCTTTAGAAACTATTCCACTAATTGAAGTAGTTCAAGTAGACGATCCATTAAAACTATTAATACGCGTTGCAAAGTATTCTGGGTTTCAGGTACAGAAAGCTTTAGAAAAACAAAATATATATGTGGAACTAGCGGATATATATCAAGTCTTACTTATTCTCCCATTACTAAAAGTGGAGCATGAATATGCATTTGCAGAGATTAGAAAGCGAATAAAATATGCCGTAGATAGCTTAAAAAAAGAGAGTCCAGATCATACGAATAATATGTTTCATATAGAACGAAAGTCTGTTTCTACTTTGCAGATGAATATGGAGCTACTTAGTGAGAAACAAGGGGAATGGATTCCTTATGTACGGGGGATTGGAAGGATATCTAAGGGGATGATTGTTCCTTACCCTCCAGGTATTCCGTTAATCTTACCAGGGGAAAAAATTACGGTTCCCATTCTTACAGAATTAGAAGAGTGGATTGAAAAAGGCACCTTGTTTCAAGGAGAGCATCGATTAGAAGAAAAGTTAATATATGTAGTGGAGGAGTAA
- the tmk gene encoding dTMP kinase, with protein sequence MQKRGYFITSEGPEGAGKTTVMNLLGKRLMEEGYDVVMTREPGGIMISEKIRNIILNNEHTMMESRTEALLYAAARRQHLVEKILPALEAGKIVICDRFIDSSLAYQGFARGIGVEEIWAINKFAIGDTMPEKTVLFDVDPEVGLSRINAHKNREKNRLDVENLAFHQKVRAGYLALVEKYPERIQVIDASQSVEKVLEETYTVIKRELEIIR encoded by the coding sequence GTGCAAAAAAGAGGGTATTTTATAACAAGTGAGGGTCCAGAAGGTGCAGGGAAAACAACTGTTATGAATTTATTAGGAAAACGATTAATGGAAGAAGGCTACGATGTTGTAATGACAAGAGAGCCTGGAGGAATTATGATTTCCGAAAAGATTCGTAACATAATTTTAAATAATGAGCATACAATGATGGAAAGCCGTACTGAAGCATTATTATATGCTGCTGCTAGAAGACAACATTTAGTAGAGAAGATTCTACCTGCGTTAGAAGCTGGAAAAATTGTGATTTGTGATAGATTTATTGATAGCTCATTAGCATATCAAGGTTTTGCTCGTGGTATTGGAGTAGAGGAAATATGGGCAATTAATAAGTTTGCTATTGGAGACACAATGCCGGAAAAAACAGTTCTATTTGATGTGGACCCTGAGGTAGGTTTATCTAGAATTAACGCACATAAGAATCGAGAAAAGAACCGATTAGATGTTGAAAATTTGGCATTTCATCAAAAAGTACGAGCTGGTTATTTAGCGTTAGTAGAAAAATATCCGGAACGTATACAAGTAATAGATGCCTCTCAATCGGTAGAGAAGGTATTAGAAGAAACATATACAGTCATCAAACGGGAATTAGAAATTATTAGATAA
- a CDS encoding cyclic-di-AMP receptor yields the protein MKLIVAVVQDQDSNRLSNALTKAKFRATKLASTGGFLRSGNTTFLIGTDDVLVASALELIRDNCRAREQMVAPVSPMGGNADSYIPYPVEVEVGGATVFVLPIEQFHHF from the coding sequence ATGAAATTGATAGTAGCAGTAGTTCAGGATCAGGATAGTAATCGGTTGTCTAATGCATTAACAAAGGCAAAGTTTAGAGCAACAAAACTTGCAAGTACGGGTGGTTTTTTACGTTCCGGTAATACTACATTTCTAATCGGTACTGATGATGTACTAGTAGCTTCTGCTTTAGAGCTAATAAGAGATAATTGTAGAGCAAGAGAGCAAATGGTAGCACCAGTATCTCCAATGGGAGGAAATGCAGACTCTTATATTCCATATCCAGTCGAGGTTGAGGTTGGAGGGGCTACAGTATTTGTACTCCCAATTGAACAATTCCATCATTTTTAA
- a CDS encoding YaaR family protein: protein MKINQDMRVGIDNIRKDAMQNGNQSVKFGQMITKQEQRMQTDTMTRLLGDISTAGDRLARSRNLRDMAKFKMLIRKFLHEAVDFGMGLKQSHTWNRFGEGRKLKLVETIDEKLVELAEEILNQEKSSIDLLDKIGEIKGLLINLYT, encoded by the coding sequence GTGAAGATTAACCAAGATATGCGTGTTGGTATAGATAATATTAGAAAAGACGCCATGCAGAATGGAAATCAGTCTGTCAAATTTGGTCAAATGATTACAAAACAAGAACAGCGCATGCAGACGGATACTATGACAAGACTTCTCGGAGACATCTCCACCGCTGGGGATCGTCTAGCACGTTCTCGAAACTTACGCGATATGGCAAAGTTTAAAATGCTTATCCGAAAGTTCTTACACGAAGCTGTTGATTTTGGAATGGGATTAAAACAGTCTCATACATGGAACCGGTTTGGTGAAGGAAGAAAGTTGAAACTTGTTGAAACAATTGATGAAAAATTAGTTGAATTAGCGGAAGAAATTTTAAACCAAGAAAAAAGCTCTATAGACTTGTTAGATAAAATTGGAGAGATAAAAGGCTTACTTATCAATTTATACACGTAA